In the Anguilla anguilla isolate fAngAng1 chromosome 7, fAngAng1.pri, whole genome shotgun sequence genome, one interval contains:
- the mtus1a gene encoding microtubule-associated tumor suppressor 1 homolog A isoform X6 — protein sequence MSAPGGLRSCTYTELAAHLFANSTLGPHGGSGGGGGGSAGTPCDLTLLTCLLIASYRFCIIPLLAAFNGKARVQLWKTSVPASGGKAGPGPPAPRHAGKPPITKTTGGVRVVVQSPQRKALAAGVKNAAVTSQTPSKSAASPLHRAGSGRFQRPATAPPVDRSRQQRASPRTQAPVPTPAPPDLLPADTKPPGAELHRPRADGGAGGKRLQQLKKLLASGNRRFEAVAVVIQHVVAEREEAEKQKRELSQELLALRGELVTSSASCETLEREKDELRAAFDGVLRKAQEQHQSDLADLEQRLKAFYSAEWEKMHQAYQEEADRCRSQMQQQLDDFKSKHEALRKELEDGHAEKLEGLKQHYEATLEELRTSHQEEMETLDKTLKEAEAKLTEQVQELTAENSALNEKLNAEEERRRILAEKCQKDSHTLYLEQELESLKVVLDIKNKQLHQQDKKLMQMDKLMEKSVKLDECLKKVQQENEDLKARMDRHAAMSRQLSTEQAVLQESLQKESKVNKRLSMENEELLWKLHNGDLSSPRKLSPTSPSKTFQSPRNSGVFSSAPVSPR from the exons ATGTCCGCTCCCGGTGGACTGCGGAGCTGCACCTACACGGAGCTCGCGGCGCACCTTTTCGCCAACTCCACCCTCGGCCCGcacggcggcagcggcggcggcggcggtggcagCGCAGGCACCCCCTGTGACCTGACTCTGCTCACATGCCTGCTAATCGCGTCCTATCGCTTCTGCATCATCCCTCTGCTGGCCGCTTTCAACGGGAAAGCCAGAGTCCAGCTGTGGAAAA CTTCGGTTCCTGCCAGTGGCGGTAAGGCGGGTCCTGGGCCCCCAGCCCctcggcatgctgggaaaccgCCCATCACCAAGACCACCGGGGGCGTGAGAGTCGTCGTCCAGTCTCCTCAGAGGAAGGCCCTCGCTGCAG GAGTGAAGAATGCGGCTGTAACGAGCCAGACGCCCTCGAAGTCCGCGGCGAGCCCGCTGCACCGGGCCGGGTCCGGAAGGTTCCAGCGGCCGGCCACGGCTCCTCCAG TGGACCGGAGCAGGCAGCAGCGGGCGAGCCCCCGGACCCAGGCTCCCGTGCCGACGCCCGCGCCGCCGGACCTGCTGCCCGCCGACACCAAGCCGCCGGGCGCGGAGCTCCACCGGCCGCGGGCCGACGGCGGCGCCGGCGGCAAGCGCCTCCAGCAGCTGAAGAAGCTCCTCGCCTCCGGAAACCGCCGCTTCGAGGCCGTCGCCGTGGTAATTCAGCACGTCGTCGCGGAG cgtgAGGAGGCCGAGAAGCAGAAGCGAGAGCTGTCTCAGGAGCTGCTGGCCCTGCGAGGGGAATTGG TGACCTCGTCCGCGTCCTGCGAGACCCTCGAGCGGGAGAAGGATGAGCTGCGCGCGGCGTTCGACGGCGTCTTGCGCAAGGCGCAGGAGCAGCACCAGAGCGACCTGGCCGACCTGGAGCAGCGGCTCAAGGCCTTCTACTCGGCCGAGTGGGAGAAGATGCACCAGGCCTACCAGGAGGAGGCCGACCGCTGCAGGAGCCAGATGCAGCAGCAG CTGGACGATTTCAAATCCAAGCACGAAGCCTTGAGGAAAGAACTGGAAGATGGCCACGCGGAGAAGCTGGAGGGCCTGAAGCAGCACTACGAGGCGACGTTGGAAG aactCAGGACCAGCCATCAAGAGGAAATGGAAACTTTGGACAAAACGCTCAAGGAAGCTGAAGCCAAGCTAACC GAGCAAGTCCAGGAGCTCACAGCCGAGAACAGCGCTTTAAACGAGAAGCTGAACGCTGAAGAGGAGCGGAGGAGAATTCTGGCTGAGAAATGTCAG aAGGACTCCCACACCCTCTatctggagcaggagctggaaaGCCTCAAAGTGGTGCTGGACATCAAGAACAAGCAGCTGCACCAGCAGGACAAAAAGCTGATGCAGATGGACAAACTG ATGGAAAAGAGCGTGAAGCTGGACGAATGCCTGAAGAAGGTCCAGCAGGAGAACGAAGATCTGAAGGCCAGGATGGACAGACATGCCGCGATGTCGAG GCAACTGTCGACGGAGCAGGCGGTGCTGCAGGAGTCCCTCCAGAAGGAGTCCAAGGTGAACAAGCGGCTCTCCATGGAGAACGAGGAGCTCCTGTGGAAGCTGCACAACGGGGACCTGAGCAGCCCCCGCAAGCTCTCGCCCACGTCGCCCTCCAAGACCTTCCAGTCGCCGCGCAACTCCGGCGTCTTCTCCAGCGCGCCCGTCTCCCCCAGATAG
- the mtus1a gene encoding microtubule-associated tumor suppressor 1 homolog A isoform X5: MSAPGGLRSCTYTELAAHLFANSTLGPHGGSGGGGGGSAGTPCDLTLLTCLLIASYRFCIIPLLAAFNGKARVQLWKTASVPASGGKAGPGPPAPRHAGKPPITKTTGGVRVVVQSPQRKALAAGVKNAAVTSQTPSKSAASPLHRAGSGRFQRPATAPPVDRSRQQRASPRTQAPVPTPAPPDLLPADTKPPGAELHRPRADGGAGGKRLQQLKKLLASGNRRFEAVAVVIQHVVAEREEAEKQKRELSQELLALRGELVTSSASCETLEREKDELRAAFDGVLRKAQEQHQSDLADLEQRLKAFYSAEWEKMHQAYQEEADRCRSQMQQQLDDFKSKHEALRKELEDGHAEKLEGLKQHYEATLEELRTSHQEEMETLDKTLKEAEAKLTEQVQELTAENSALNEKLNAEEERRRILAEKCQKDSHTLYLEQELESLKVVLDIKNKQLHQQDKKLMQMDKLMEKSVKLDECLKKVQQENEDLKARMDRHAAMSRQLSTEQAVLQESLQKESKVNKRLSMENEELLWKLHNGDLSSPRKLSPTSPSKTFQSPRNSGVFSSAPVSPR, from the exons ATGTCCGCTCCCGGTGGACTGCGGAGCTGCACCTACACGGAGCTCGCGGCGCACCTTTTCGCCAACTCCACCCTCGGCCCGcacggcggcagcggcggcggcggcggtggcagCGCAGGCACCCCCTGTGACCTGACTCTGCTCACATGCCTGCTAATCGCGTCCTATCGCTTCTGCATCATCCCTCTGCTGGCCGCTTTCAACGGGAAAGCCAGAGTCCAGCTGTGGAAAA CAGCTTCGGTTCCTGCCAGTGGCGGTAAGGCGGGTCCTGGGCCCCCAGCCCctcggcatgctgggaaaccgCCCATCACCAAGACCACCGGGGGCGTGAGAGTCGTCGTCCAGTCTCCTCAGAGGAAGGCCCTCGCTGCAG GAGTGAAGAATGCGGCTGTAACGAGCCAGACGCCCTCGAAGTCCGCGGCGAGCCCGCTGCACCGGGCCGGGTCCGGAAGGTTCCAGCGGCCGGCCACGGCTCCTCCAG TGGACCGGAGCAGGCAGCAGCGGGCGAGCCCCCGGACCCAGGCTCCCGTGCCGACGCCCGCGCCGCCGGACCTGCTGCCCGCCGACACCAAGCCGCCGGGCGCGGAGCTCCACCGGCCGCGGGCCGACGGCGGCGCCGGCGGCAAGCGCCTCCAGCAGCTGAAGAAGCTCCTCGCCTCCGGAAACCGCCGCTTCGAGGCCGTCGCCGTGGTAATTCAGCACGTCGTCGCGGAG cgtgAGGAGGCCGAGAAGCAGAAGCGAGAGCTGTCTCAGGAGCTGCTGGCCCTGCGAGGGGAATTGG TGACCTCGTCCGCGTCCTGCGAGACCCTCGAGCGGGAGAAGGATGAGCTGCGCGCGGCGTTCGACGGCGTCTTGCGCAAGGCGCAGGAGCAGCACCAGAGCGACCTGGCCGACCTGGAGCAGCGGCTCAAGGCCTTCTACTCGGCCGAGTGGGAGAAGATGCACCAGGCCTACCAGGAGGAGGCCGACCGCTGCAGGAGCCAGATGCAGCAGCAG CTGGACGATTTCAAATCCAAGCACGAAGCCTTGAGGAAAGAACTGGAAGATGGCCACGCGGAGAAGCTGGAGGGCCTGAAGCAGCACTACGAGGCGACGTTGGAAG aactCAGGACCAGCCATCAAGAGGAAATGGAAACTTTGGACAAAACGCTCAAGGAAGCTGAAGCCAAGCTAACC GAGCAAGTCCAGGAGCTCACAGCCGAGAACAGCGCTTTAAACGAGAAGCTGAACGCTGAAGAGGAGCGGAGGAGAATTCTGGCTGAGAAATGTCAG aAGGACTCCCACACCCTCTatctggagcaggagctggaaaGCCTCAAAGTGGTGCTGGACATCAAGAACAAGCAGCTGCACCAGCAGGACAAAAAGCTGATGCAGATGGACAAACTG ATGGAAAAGAGCGTGAAGCTGGACGAATGCCTGAAGAAGGTCCAGCAGGAGAACGAAGATCTGAAGGCCAGGATGGACAGACATGCCGCGATGTCGAG GCAACTGTCGACGGAGCAGGCGGTGCTGCAGGAGTCCCTCCAGAAGGAGTCCAAGGTGAACAAGCGGCTCTCCATGGAGAACGAGGAGCTCCTGTGGAAGCTGCACAACGGGGACCTGAGCAGCCCCCGCAAGCTCTCGCCCACGTCGCCCTCCAAGACCTTCCAGTCGCCGCGCAACTCCGGCGTCTTCTCCAGCGCGCCCGTCTCCCCCAGATAG
- the mtus1a gene encoding microtubule-associated tumor suppressor 1 homolog A isoform X8, which yields MLWSPKFSLSNIHVKLTAKGLLRNLQLLSGCKRSTVVFRSVDRSRQQRASPRTQAPVPTPAPPDLLPADTKPPGAELHRPRADGGAGGKRLQQLKKLLASGNRRFEAVAVVIQHVVAEREEAEKQKRELSQELLALRGELVTSSASCETLEREKDELRAAFDGVLRKAQEQHQSDLADLEQRLKAFYSAEWEKMHQAYQEEADRCRSQMQQQLDDFKSKHEALRKELEDGHAEKLEGLKQHYEATLEELRTSHQEEMETLDKTLKEAEAKLTEQVQELTAENSALNEKLNAEEERRRILAEKCQDSHTLYLEQELESLKVVLDIKNKQLHQQDKKLMQMDKLMEKSVKLDECLKKVQQENEDLKARMDRHAAMSRQLSTEQAVLQESLQKESKVNKRLSMENEELLWKLHNGDLSSPRKLSPTSPSKTFQSPRNSGVFSSAPVSPR from the exons ATGTTATGGTCTCCGAAATTCTCCCTGTCCAACATCCACGTGAAGCTGACGGCGAAGGGTCTGCTCCGGAACCTTCAGCTGCTGTCGGGATGCAAGAGGAGCACGGTCGTGTTCCGCTCAG TGGACCGGAGCAGGCAGCAGCGGGCGAGCCCCCGGACCCAGGCTCCCGTGCCGACGCCCGCGCCGCCGGACCTGCTGCCCGCCGACACCAAGCCGCCGGGCGCGGAGCTCCACCGGCCGCGGGCCGACGGCGGCGCCGGCGGCAAGCGCCTCCAGCAGCTGAAGAAGCTCCTCGCCTCCGGAAACCGCCGCTTCGAGGCCGTCGCCGTGGTAATTCAGCACGTCGTCGCGGAG cgtgAGGAGGCCGAGAAGCAGAAGCGAGAGCTGTCTCAGGAGCTGCTGGCCCTGCGAGGGGAATTGG TGACCTCGTCCGCGTCCTGCGAGACCCTCGAGCGGGAGAAGGATGAGCTGCGCGCGGCGTTCGACGGCGTCTTGCGCAAGGCGCAGGAGCAGCACCAGAGCGACCTGGCCGACCTGGAGCAGCGGCTCAAGGCCTTCTACTCGGCCGAGTGGGAGAAGATGCACCAGGCCTACCAGGAGGAGGCCGACCGCTGCAGGAGCCAGATGCAGCAGCAG CTGGACGATTTCAAATCCAAGCACGAAGCCTTGAGGAAAGAACTGGAAGATGGCCACGCGGAGAAGCTGGAGGGCCTGAAGCAGCACTACGAGGCGACGTTGGAAG aactCAGGACCAGCCATCAAGAGGAAATGGAAACTTTGGACAAAACGCTCAAGGAAGCTGAAGCCAAGCTAACC GAGCAAGTCCAGGAGCTCACAGCCGAGAACAGCGCTTTAAACGAGAAGCTGAACGCTGAAGAGGAGCGGAGGAGAATTCTGGCTGAGAAATGTCAG GACTCCCACACCCTCTatctggagcaggagctggaaaGCCTCAAAGTGGTGCTGGACATCAAGAACAAGCAGCTGCACCAGCAGGACAAAAAGCTGATGCAGATGGACAAACTG ATGGAAAAGAGCGTGAAGCTGGACGAATGCCTGAAGAAGGTCCAGCAGGAGAACGAAGATCTGAAGGCCAGGATGGACAGACATGCCGCGATGTCGAG GCAACTGTCGACGGAGCAGGCGGTGCTGCAGGAGTCCCTCCAGAAGGAGTCCAAGGTGAACAAGCGGCTCTCCATGGAGAACGAGGAGCTCCTGTGGAAGCTGCACAACGGGGACCTGAGCAGCCCCCGCAAGCTCTCGCCCACGTCGCCCTCCAAGACCTTCCAGTCGCCGCGCAACTCCGGCGTCTTCTCCAGCGCGCCCGTCTCCCCCAGATAG
- the mtus1a gene encoding microtubule-associated tumor suppressor 1 homolog A isoform X9, producing MGCSGSRACVGGAPCTAMRREEAEKQKRELSQELLALRGELVTSSASCETLEREKDELRAAFDGVLRKAQEQHQSDLADLEQRLKAFYSAEWEKMHQAYQEEADRCRSQMQQQLDDFKSKHEALRKELEDGHAEKLEGLKQHYEATLEELRTSHQEEMETLDKTLKEAEAKLTEQVQELTAENSALNEKLNAEEERRRILAEKCQKDSHTLYLEQELESLKVVLDIKNKQLHQQDKKLMQMDKLMEKSVKLDECLKKVQQENEDLKARMDRHAAMSRQLSTEQAVLQESLQKESKVNKRLSMENEELLWKLHNGDLSSPRKLSPTSPSKTFQSPRNSGVFSSAPVSPR from the exons ATGGGCTGCTCGGGCAGCAGGGCGTGCGTGGGGGGGGCCCCCTGCACCGCCATGCGG cgtgAGGAGGCCGAGAAGCAGAAGCGAGAGCTGTCTCAGGAGCTGCTGGCCCTGCGAGGGGAATTGG TGACCTCGTCCGCGTCCTGCGAGACCCTCGAGCGGGAGAAGGATGAGCTGCGCGCGGCGTTCGACGGCGTCTTGCGCAAGGCGCAGGAGCAGCACCAGAGCGACCTGGCCGACCTGGAGCAGCGGCTCAAGGCCTTCTACTCGGCCGAGTGGGAGAAGATGCACCAGGCCTACCAGGAGGAGGCCGACCGCTGCAGGAGCCAGATGCAGCAGCAG CTGGACGATTTCAAATCCAAGCACGAAGCCTTGAGGAAAGAACTGGAAGATGGCCACGCGGAGAAGCTGGAGGGCCTGAAGCAGCACTACGAGGCGACGTTGGAAG aactCAGGACCAGCCATCAAGAGGAAATGGAAACTTTGGACAAAACGCTCAAGGAAGCTGAAGCCAAGCTAACC GAGCAAGTCCAGGAGCTCACAGCCGAGAACAGCGCTTTAAACGAGAAGCTGAACGCTGAAGAGGAGCGGAGGAGAATTCTGGCTGAGAAATGTCAG aAGGACTCCCACACCCTCTatctggagcaggagctggaaaGCCTCAAAGTGGTGCTGGACATCAAGAACAAGCAGCTGCACCAGCAGGACAAAAAGCTGATGCAGATGGACAAACTG ATGGAAAAGAGCGTGAAGCTGGACGAATGCCTGAAGAAGGTCCAGCAGGAGAACGAAGATCTGAAGGCCAGGATGGACAGACATGCCGCGATGTCGAG GCAACTGTCGACGGAGCAGGCGGTGCTGCAGGAGTCCCTCCAGAAGGAGTCCAAGGTGAACAAGCGGCTCTCCATGGAGAACGAGGAGCTCCTGTGGAAGCTGCACAACGGGGACCTGAGCAGCCCCCGCAAGCTCTCGCCCACGTCGCCCTCCAAGACCTTCCAGTCGCCGCGCAACTCCGGCGTCTTCTCCAGCGCGCCCGTCTCCCCCAGATAG
- the mtus1a gene encoding microtubule-associated tumor suppressor 1 homolog A isoform X7, producing the protein MLWSPKFSLSNIHVKLTAKGLLRNLQLLSGCKRSTVVFRSVDRSRQQRASPRTQAPVPTPAPPDLLPADTKPPGAELHRPRADGGAGGKRLQQLKKLLASGNRRFEAVAVVIQHVVAEREEAEKQKRELSQELLALRGELVTSSASCETLEREKDELRAAFDGVLRKAQEQHQSDLADLEQRLKAFYSAEWEKMHQAYQEEADRCRSQMQQQLDDFKSKHEALRKELEDGHAEKLEGLKQHYEATLEELRTSHQEEMETLDKTLKEAEAKLTEQVQELTAENSALNEKLNAEEERRRILAEKCQKDSHTLYLEQELESLKVVLDIKNKQLHQQDKKLMQMDKLMEKSVKLDECLKKVQQENEDLKARMDRHAAMSRQLSTEQAVLQESLQKESKVNKRLSMENEELLWKLHNGDLSSPRKLSPTSPSKTFQSPRNSGVFSSAPVSPR; encoded by the exons ATGTTATGGTCTCCGAAATTCTCCCTGTCCAACATCCACGTGAAGCTGACGGCGAAGGGTCTGCTCCGGAACCTTCAGCTGCTGTCGGGATGCAAGAGGAGCACGGTCGTGTTCCGCTCAG TGGACCGGAGCAGGCAGCAGCGGGCGAGCCCCCGGACCCAGGCTCCCGTGCCGACGCCCGCGCCGCCGGACCTGCTGCCCGCCGACACCAAGCCGCCGGGCGCGGAGCTCCACCGGCCGCGGGCCGACGGCGGCGCCGGCGGCAAGCGCCTCCAGCAGCTGAAGAAGCTCCTCGCCTCCGGAAACCGCCGCTTCGAGGCCGTCGCCGTGGTAATTCAGCACGTCGTCGCGGAG cgtgAGGAGGCCGAGAAGCAGAAGCGAGAGCTGTCTCAGGAGCTGCTGGCCCTGCGAGGGGAATTGG TGACCTCGTCCGCGTCCTGCGAGACCCTCGAGCGGGAGAAGGATGAGCTGCGCGCGGCGTTCGACGGCGTCTTGCGCAAGGCGCAGGAGCAGCACCAGAGCGACCTGGCCGACCTGGAGCAGCGGCTCAAGGCCTTCTACTCGGCCGAGTGGGAGAAGATGCACCAGGCCTACCAGGAGGAGGCCGACCGCTGCAGGAGCCAGATGCAGCAGCAG CTGGACGATTTCAAATCCAAGCACGAAGCCTTGAGGAAAGAACTGGAAGATGGCCACGCGGAGAAGCTGGAGGGCCTGAAGCAGCACTACGAGGCGACGTTGGAAG aactCAGGACCAGCCATCAAGAGGAAATGGAAACTTTGGACAAAACGCTCAAGGAAGCTGAAGCCAAGCTAACC GAGCAAGTCCAGGAGCTCACAGCCGAGAACAGCGCTTTAAACGAGAAGCTGAACGCTGAAGAGGAGCGGAGGAGAATTCTGGCTGAGAAATGTCAG aAGGACTCCCACACCCTCTatctggagcaggagctggaaaGCCTCAAAGTGGTGCTGGACATCAAGAACAAGCAGCTGCACCAGCAGGACAAAAAGCTGATGCAGATGGACAAACTG ATGGAAAAGAGCGTGAAGCTGGACGAATGCCTGAAGAAGGTCCAGCAGGAGAACGAAGATCTGAAGGCCAGGATGGACAGACATGCCGCGATGTCGAG GCAACTGTCGACGGAGCAGGCGGTGCTGCAGGAGTCCCTCCAGAAGGAGTCCAAGGTGAACAAGCGGCTCTCCATGGAGAACGAGGAGCTCCTGTGGAAGCTGCACAACGGGGACCTGAGCAGCCCCCGCAAGCTCTCGCCCACGTCGCCCTCCAAGACCTTCCAGTCGCCGCGCAACTCCGGCGTCTTCTCCAGCGCGCCCGTCTCCCCCAGATAG